In the Arachis ipaensis cultivar K30076 chromosome B10, Araip1.1, whole genome shotgun sequence genome, one interval contains:
- the LOC107619919 gene encoding vegetative cell wall protein gp1-like produces MRLQFTPSPLPPTTPLPIRESLYSEAKLNPQTKTLGPPCNISAALLPPSVLSASSVAKPSLVAQRPPSPCPPSVLRGFSVLLAWSSSPCRRSPSSPRSPFVSPSKVQCD; encoded by the exons ATGCGTTTACAGTTTACACCCTCACCCCTTCCCCCAACAACCCCCCTACCAATTCGTGAATCACTGTACTCTGAAGCAAAGTTAAATCCCCAAACCAAAACCCTAGGTCCTCCCTGCAACATTTCTGCCGCACTGCTGCCGCCGTCCGTGCTGTCGGCATCGTCTGTGGCCAAGCCCTCTCTTGTAGCTCAGCGTCCTCCTTCCCCCTGTCCTCCGTCCGTCCTCCGTGGCTTCTCTGTTTTGTTGGCTTGGAGCAGCTCGCCGTGTCGTCGCTCGCCGTCGTCTCCCCGATCGCCGTTCGTGTCTCCGTCGAAG GTTCAGTGTGATTAG